The sequence TGAAGCGGTCGCCCAGGCATTGGAGGCCACCGGCACCGTCCAGCTTGCCGACCGCCCGGTGGACGAGCTCTCCGGCGGGCAGCGCCAGCGGGTCTGGGTGGCGATGGCGCTGGCGCAGCGCACCGACCTGCTGCTGTTGGACGAGCCGACCACCTTCCTGGACGTGAGCCATCAGATCGAGGTCCTCGACCTGCTCACCGACCTGAACGCGAGCCGCGGGACGACGATCGTGATGGTGCTGCACGACCTGAACATGGCCGCCCGGTACGCCGATCACCTGATCGCGATCGCCGACGGGGGAGTGCACACCGCCGGCAGCCCCGGAGAGGTGCTCACCGTGGAGATGGTCGCCGAGGTGTTCGGGCTGGACAGCGAGATCATCACCGACCCGATCTCCGGGAAGCCGCTGATGCTGCCCCGCGGCCGCCATCACGACCGGGTGACGGCGCAGGCGTAGCGGTCGTGAGCCGGCTCGGTCGGCACCGGGTGCACCGGTTCGTGCCCGCGGAGCACGAGTCCGCGCCGGAAGTATCGAACGGGTGGGGTCGCGCCGAGCAGGTGTCGACCTGTGAGCGGGGCGGTGTTGTGCCAACCTGGACCGTGTGAGCACTCCGATCGGCGACTACGCCCTGCTGGCCGACCTGCACACCGGGCCGCTGGTCTCGCGCCACGGCAGCATCGACTGGCTCTGCCTGCCCCGGTTCGACTCCGCTGCTGTGTTCGCCGCGATCCTGGGCACCGAGGAACACGGCCGCTGGCTGATGGCCGCGGCTGAGGGGACCGTGACGGACCAGCACTACGAGCCCGGAACCTTCGTGCTCCGCACGCTCTGGCGCACCGCCACCGGGGAAGCGGAGGTGATCGAGTTCATGCCGATCGCCGACGACCGCGCCGACCTGGTCCGCCAGGTCCGCTGCCTGTCCGGGCACGTGCGCATCGAACACGATCTGCGGCTGCGCCCGGAGTACGCCAGTGCCCTGCCGTGGGTGCACCGGATGGACGGCGAGGACCCGTTCCTGCGGGCGATCGCCGGTCCGGACGCGTACGTGCTTCGCGGCCCCTCGCTGGAAGCGGGGGACAACTGCCACACCGGGTCCTTCGATCTGACCGAGGGACAGACCCATGAGTGGGTGCTCACCTGGGTGCCCTCGCACGCCGAGGATCCGGAGCCGCTGGACGTCACCGAGGCGCTCACCCGCACCCGCAGCTACTGGCAGGACTGGAGCAAGCAGATCAGCGTGGCCGGCCGCTGGTCCGAGGCGGAGCACCGATCGCTGCTGGTGCTGCGTGCGCTCACCCACGCCGAGACCGGCGGCATCGTGGCGGCACCGACCACCTCGCTGCCGGAGGACCCGGGCGGGGTACGCAACTGGGACTACCGGTACTGCTGGTTGCGCGACTCGGCGCTCACCCTGGAGGCACTGCTGCTGCACGGGCGCACCGAGACCGCGCTGCACTGGCGCAACTGGCTGCTGCGGGCGGTGGCGGGCGACCCTGAGGACCTGCAGATCATGTACGGCGTGGGCGGAGAGCGCTGGTTGGACGAACGCACGCTGGACCATCTGCCCGGCCACCTGGACTCCCGGCCGGTACGCATCGGCAACGGGGCTGTCACCCAGTTCCAGGCCGACGTGGTGGGCGAGGTGCTGATCGCCCTGGCCAAGATCCGAGACGCCGGACTGGAGGAGGATGACTTCTCCTGGCCGCTGCAGCGCAGCATGCTCCGCTACGTCACCCGGCACGCAGACAGCAAGGACCAGGGCCTGTGGGAGATGCGCGGCGACCCGCACTACTTCACCCACTCGCGGGTGATGATGTGGGCGGCTCTGGACCGGGGCGTGCGCGCGGTCACCGACACCGGCCTGGACGGACCGGCAGAGCAGTGGGCCCAGCTACGCGACCGGCTGCGTGCGGAGATCCTCAGCGAAGGCGTGAACGCCGAGACCGGCGGCTTCACCCAGACGTACGACAACACCGAGGTGGACGCCTCGCTGCTGCAGATTCCGCAGACCGGGTTCATCGACTACGACGACCCCCGCATGCTCGCGACCGTGGCGCAGATCGAGCGCGAGCTGAAGCAGGACGGGCTGCTGTTGCGCTACCGGACCACCACCGGCACCGACGGGCTGTCCGGGCACGAGTACCCGTTCCTGGTCTGCTCGTTCTGGCTGGTGGAGCAGTACGCCCACACCGGGCGGATCGATGACGCCACGGCGCTGATGGACCGTCTGGTCGGCCTGACCAACCATGTCGGGCTGCTCGCCGAGGAGTACGACCCCGCCGGAGACCGGCAGATGGGCAACTTCCCGCAGGCGTTCAGCCACCTCGGCCTGGTCCGCGCAGCCGACGCGCTCCAGGCAGCGATCCAGAACCACGAGCCGAGCGAGCACGACCTGCACCCCGCCGTCGACCCGGAGGAGTCTCGATGACCGACACCACGCTGCTCATCCTCGGCGCCTCCGGGGACCTGACTCGGCGCCTGCTGCTGCCCGGGATCGGTTCGCTCCTGGAACGAGAGCCGCACCGCCCGGTGCGGATCGTCGGTGCGGACCGCGCCGAGCTCAGCACGCAGGAGTTCGCCGACCGGATGGGGACAGCACTCGCCGAGGGTGGCTGTGTCGCGGATGTGGTGGACCGGGTCCGTGCGCAGACCTCCTACTACCCGATCGACGTCACCGACCCCGAGGCGCTCGGTGCGGTGATCGCGGAGCTCTCCGGCAGCGAGCGGCTGGTGGCCTACTTCGCGCTGCCGCCGTCGGTGACCGAGCGCGCCTGCCGGGCGATGCTCAACCTGGACCTGCCGGAGTGTCTGCACCTGGCGATGGAGAAACCGTTCGGCCACGATCAGGCCAGTGCCCGGGAGCTGAACAAGATCGTTGCCCGGCTCGTCCCGGACGAGCGCGTGCACCGAGTGGATCACTTCCTCGGCAAGTCGTCCGTGGTGGACATCATGGCCCTGCGGTTCGCGAACCGGATGCTGCAGGCGGTGTGGAGCGCGGAGCACATCGAGAGCATCGAGATCGCCTACGACGAACAGCTGGCACTGGAGAACCGCGCCGGCTACTACGACCACGCCGGCGCCCTGGTGGACATGATCCAGTCCCACCTGCTGCAGGTGATGGCGGTGGTGACGATGGAACCGCCCGCCGAGATCAGCGACCGGGAGGTACGGGATGCGAAGTCGGCAGTGCTGCGCGCCACCCGCCTGTGGGGCGACGACCCGGCTGCTGCCAGCCACCGCGGCCGCTACACCGCCGGCACAATCTCCGGCCGGTCGGTGCCGGACTATCTGGACGAGGACGGCGTCGATGCGAATCGGGACACCGAGACGATGGCCCAGGTCACCGTGGAGGTGGCGAACCAGCGCTGGGCCGGGGTACCGATCACGCTCCGCTCCGGCAAGGCCCTCGGCGAGACCCGCAAGCATGTGGTGATCACCTTTGCCGACGTGCGCCACCTGCCCGCCGGGTTCGCCGGCGCCGATCCCAAGGACCGGCTGATCATCAGCCTCAGCCCGGACGTGATGGAACTGCACCTGACCACGAACACCGCGGCCGACCCGCTCGCCCTGGAACAGAGCGTGCTGCGCACCGACCTCCGGCATGCCGAGCTGGAGGCCTACGGCGAAGTGCTCGCCGCGATCCTGGACGGTGAAGTGATGCTCTCCGTGCGTGGCGACGCGGCCGAGGAGTGCTGGCGGATCACCGACGAGGTACTCGCGGCCTGGCGCTCCAAAGCGGTGCCGATGACCGACTACCCGGCCGGCTCACCGGTGCCGACCGACTGGCATCCGGCGTTGGGCTGACCCCGCCTACTGCGCCCCCGGCGGCCGGGAGGTGTGCAGCACCAACGGCTCCCGTTTGCGGTGCACGGTGAGGTAGCGCAGTCCCTCGGATCCGGCCTGGAACGCCCGCCGGGAGCGTTTCGGCAGCCAGAGCAGGCCACCGGCGGCAAGGTCGATCGCCCCGGTCTCGGTCTCCAGCCGGCCGGAACCCGCGATCACGTGGATGAGCACGTCCACATCCGGTCCCCAGTGCTCGGCGATCGCCCCTCCCGGCGCCAGCGCGATCACGTTCGAGTCCAGGTCGCGCTCGCGCATCCGCAACGAGAACACCGCCCCGCCGGTCTCCGGCGCGTCGTCGGCGATCCCGCCGGTATCGGCCAACTGCCGTGGCAGCGGCGTCGAGGCGAGCTTGGTGATCCGGATCCGCCAGTCGCGCAGCTCCCGGCTGAGGTACTCCCAGCCGTAGCCCGGACCGTAGTCCCGGTCGAACTCCTCGTGCAGATGCTTCGGGTCATGGTCGTTGACGAGCACGAACGACTCGGCCACGGCCAGGACGTCGTAGGCGGCGAAGATCGTCGGATGCTTGTCCGGTTTGCGCATCCCGCGCACGTCCAGCACGCCGTCGGTGAGTTCGGACGCCATCGTTCCTCCGGGTCGGTCGGGTTCAGTGCGGCAGAGAAGCCCTCTAGTTTGCACAAGGTGGGATTGTGTAAACTCTAGGTCATGACGTACGTGATCGGCCAACCCTGCGTCGATGTGCTCGACAGGTCCTGTATCGACGAGTGCCCCGTGGACTGCATCTACGAGGGCCAGCGGATGCTGTACATCCACCCGGACGAGTGCGTGGACTGTGGCGCCTGCGAACCGGTCTGCCCGGTCGAGGCGATCTACTACGAGGACGACCTGCCCGGGGAGCTGGAGCCCTACCTCGCCGATAACGACGCGTTCTTCTCCACGATCCTGCCCGGCCGCTCCGAGCCGTTGAACTCACCCGGCGGCGCCGCCAAGCTCGGCGCGCTCGGTGTGGACACCCCGCTGGTGGCCTCAGTGCCGCCGCAAGGTGAGGTTGCTGGATGAGCGCGAGGAGCCCGCGCGGAGGTAGCGCGAGGAACGAGGGCTGGCGGAGCCGGGCATCGCAGTGCTCAGACCGGAGACCCCGGTGAGAGCCCCCACCCCGGATGCGACGACTCCTCCGGTCGCTTCGCGCCGGCAGGGTGTGCTGCGCGTGCTCACCGAGGCGCACCGGCCGCTGACCAGTGCGGAGATCGCTGAGCAGCTCGGGGTGCACAAGAACACCGTGCGGTTCCACCTGGAGTCGCTGATCGCCGCCGGACAGGTGGAGCGCGCCGAACTGGCCAGCTCCGGGCCCGGCCGCCCGGCGCAGGCGTTCCGGGCGGTGCGCGGGATGGATCCCGGCGGGCCCCGCCACTACCAGCTCCTTGCCGGCATCCTCACCGAGGCGCTGCGCAGTGAGCCGGACGGCACGGCACGGGCCATCGAGGCCGGCCGGGCCTGGGGTCGGCGAACAGCCGCCACGGCGGCTGACCCGATCGCCGGAGTGGAGGAGGCGGTCGAGCAGCTCGTGCACCTGTTGGACACCTTCGGTTTCGCTCCGGAGCACGACGGCGGACCGCACCGCGAGCACGCGCAGGCGCCTACCGCTGTGGCCGCCTCGGGTAGCCACGGCCGGCCGCCGGCCCTCGCGCCGCTGGCGGTGCGGCACTGCCCGTTCCTGGAGCTGGCCGCCGGCCACCAGGAGATCGTCTGCCCGGTGCACCTGGGTCTGATGCGCGGTGCCCTCGAAGCCTGGGGCGCCCCGGTGCACGCCGAGGCGCTGGAGCCGTTCGTCGAGCCCGATCGCTGCCTGGTGCACTTGAGCGCCAGCGCCAGCGCCAGCACCAGCACCGCCGCCAGCACCAGCACCAGCACCGCCGCCAGCACCAGCACCAGCACCCAGGAGAAGTCATGATGCAGGCCGAGAACCTCACCGAGGTCGCCGCAACCCAGGTAGCCACAGCACGGGCCGCCGGCAGCGGCCGGAGCACGCAGACGGTGGTCGGCGGCCAGGGTCGGATGCTCCGGCAGGCGGTGATGGCCCTCGCCGCTGGGCACGGGCTCGGCGAGCACGAGAGCCCCCGCGAGGCCACGTTGCAGGTACTGGTCGGCCGGGTGCGACTGACCGCGGGGGAGCAGACCTGGGAGGGTTCGGCCGGGGACCACCTGATCATCCCGGACGTCCGGCACGATCTGGTCGCCCTGGAGGACGCGGCAGTGCTGCTGACCGTACTCACCGGTCGATGACCAGCCCGACCACCTCCTCCGGTGAACGCACCGGTGCCCGGAGAGCAGCGCCGTCGTGGGCCTCGATCCTGATCGGCTACTCCTGCATCGTGGCCGGCGGGCTGGTTGCGGCCGTGACCGGGCCGCTCGGGCTGGAACGCGGCAGCTGGGTGGCCGCCTATCTGGTGCTGGTCGGGGGAGTGGCGCAGCTCGCCCTCGGCTGGGTTCCCGGCGAACTCGGCCGGGCAGTACCGGTGCGCAGCGCGTGGGTGCAGGTGGCGGCGTGGAACGTGGGCAATGCCCTGGTGATCGTCGGCACGCTCACCGGTGTGCTGATCGGAGTGGACGCGGGCAGTGTGCTGCTCGTCCTCGCTCTGCTGCTCGCCATCCTCGGCACCGTGGGGCCCCTCGGCGCACCCGCCCCTCGTCCCGGGCGGTGGCGCCGGCTGCTCGGCCGGGCCTACCTGGGCTTGTTGGTGCTGCTTGCGGTGAGCATCCCGGTGGGCATCGTGCTCGCACACCTGCGCTGAGCTCCCGGCTCCATAGATCGATCTCGCAGCCAGCGTGCGACCGGGTGGAAACTTCCGGCAACTGAACGGTAGATCGATCTAACCTTTGTTACGGTGGAGGGATTATCCAGGTCGGCGAAGACGGAGGCCCCCGCCATGCAGAAAGTGAAGTTCCTCAGCCCGCGCGAGGCGGCCGACCTGATCGCCGACGGCGACGTCATCACGGTCAGCTCCTCCTCCGGCCTGAACTGCCCGGACGCGACGCTGGCCGGGATCGGCCAGCGGTTCGCCGAGACGTCCTCTCCGCGCGACCTGACCACTGTGCACCCGATCGCTGCCGGGGACATGTACGGCATGCCCGGGATCGACCACCTCGCCCGGCCCGGACTGCTGCGCCGGGTGGTCGCCGGGTCCTACCCGTCCGGTCCGTCCTCGGTGGAGCCGCCGAAGATCTGGCAGATGATCGTCGACGAGCAGGTGCACGCCTACAACTTCCCCTCCGGGGTCCTGTTCCAGCTGCACCGCGCGGCGGCCGCACACCAGCCCGGCATCCTCACCGACGTCGGCACCGGCACGTTCATCGACCCTCGCCAGCAGGGCGGCCGGATGAACGAGACCACCCCGGCGGACTTCGTCAGCGTGAGCGAGGCCGGTGGCAAGGAGTGGCTGTACTTCTCCTGCCTGGTGCCGAACGTGGCGATCGTGCGTGCCACCACAGCGGACGAGTACGGCAACCTGACCTTCGAGGAGGAGGGCTCGCCGCTGGGCGCCCTCGACCTGGCCTATGCTGCGCACAACAACGGCGGGCTGGTGATCGCGCAGGTGAAGCGGGTGGCCTCCGGCGGCAGCCTGGACCCGCAGAAGGTGCGCATCCCCGGAATCCTGGTGGACGCCGTCGTGGTGGACGAGAACCAGATGCAGGCGACCGCCACCGCATACGACCCGACGATCTCCGGCCAGCTCCGGCGCCCGGCCGGCGAGCTGGACCCGATCGAGTTCTCCCTGGAGAAGATCATCGCCCGCCGCGCCGCCACGGAGCTGCATGACGGCGACACGGTCAACCTGGGTTTCGGCGTCTCCGCCCTGGTGCCGCACGTGCTGAACGAGGAAGGGCACGGCTCCGAGGTCTCCTGGGTGCTGGAGCAGGGCGCTGTCGGTGGGATCCCGCTGCTGGACTTCGCCTTCGGCTGCTCGCAGAACCCGGACGCGATCATGCAAAGTGCTGACCAGTTCACCCTGCTGCAGGGCGGCGGCTTCGACCGCACCTTGCTGTCCTTCCTGCAGATCGACGCCACCGGCAACGTCAACGTGCACTACCTGCCGGGCCGCCGGCACGTGACCGCCGGCGTGGGTGGCTTCGCCGACATCACCGCGCACGCCCCGGAGATCGTCTTCGTGGGTTCGTTCACCGCCGGCCGGCGAGAGATCGAGCTGACCGGGTCCGGAGTGGACATCCGTTCCGACGGCGCGCACACCAAGCTGGTGAACGAGGTCACCCAGATCACCTTCAATGGCCAGCAGGCGCTGGCGCGCGGGCAGAAGGTGAAGTACGTGACCGAACGCTGTGTGCTGGAGCTGCGGCCGGAGGGCCTCACCGTCACCGAGGTCGCGCCCGGCGTGGACCTGCAGCGGGACGTGCTCGACCGCAGTGATTTCGAGCTCCTCGTGGACCCGGATGTGCAGGTGATGGACGCGAACCTGTTCGCCCTCGGCCCGATCACCCTCGACCTGACCCCGCGCGGACGACACCCCCGGCTGCAGGCCGCCAGCACCGCCGAGCCTGTTGCCGCCCGCTGAGAAGGAGCCGAGATGACCAGCCAGAACACCCCGCCGGAGGGCCGCACCACGTGGTCCATGGACGAGACCGGACAGGTCGCCACCATCCTGGTGGACCGGGCCGCGAAGCTGAACGCCTTCACCCCGACGATGCTCACCGATCTGGAGCGTGCGGTCGCCGAGGTCGAGGCTTCCGAGGCCCGGGTGGCGCTGGTGCGCACCGCGGGGGAGAAAGTGTTCTGCGTCGGTGCGGACATCACCTTGTTCTCCCAGCTGACCTCGGTGCAGATGTGGCGGGACTGGATCGGGGTCGGGCACCGGGTGTTCAACGCGCTGGAAGCGTTACGCTGCCCCACGATCGCGGTGATCGATGGTCTCGCCTTCGGCGGCGGGCTCGAGCTGGCGCTCGCCTGTGACTTGCGGATCATTGCCGACGGCGCCCGGCTCGCTCTCCCCGAGACCGGCCTGGGTACCGTCCCCGGCTGGGGCGGGGCCGGCCGGCTACCGAAGCTGATCGGGGCGGCCCGGGCGAAGGAGATGATCTTCGCCAGGCACGAGATCGAGGCGGCCCGGGCGCTCGACTGGGGTCTGGTGAATGCCGTCGCTCCCGCTGAGCAGCTGGAGGAGACGGTGCAGCAGTGGGTGACCGACGTGCGCGCCAGTGCACCGGTGGCCAACGCGCTGGCCAAGCAGCTGATCACTGCCTCCCTCGAGGGCGCCTCCCCGCATCTGATCGAAGGCCTCGCCGGTGGGCTGAGTCTGGCCACTGAGGACCTGCGCGAAGGAGTGAGCGCATTCACCGACAAGCGCGACCCGGAGTTCACCGGCCGCTGACCGTGGGGCGGGCCCGAACCCGCGATCCGCGCTGAGATCTCGGGCGCAGACCGGGCCCGGCGGTTATCCTGACTCGCAGGAGTCACCGATGACCGAAACCCACATTCACCACGGCGATCAGACGCTCATCGCCTCAGTCCAGCGAGCGCTGCGCGTGGTGGATCTGGTGGCCGAGGCGTCCCGCCCGCTGCCGGTCAAAGTGATCGCTCGCTGCACCGGTCTGAGCCTGGGCACCGCCTACAACATCGTCCGCACCCTGGTGCACGAGGGCTACCTGGTGCACGAGGTCGACGGGGTGGTGCTCGGCGACCGGTTCCCGGGGCTGCGTCTCGGCGATGACGAGGGCCTGTTCCTCGCCCGCGTCCGCGGCACCCTGCGGGCGGTGGCCACCGAGCTGGGCTGGACCGCCTACCTGTCCCGTTACGACGACGGGGAGGTCAACCTGGTGGACATCGTCGACTCGCCGGCCAACCCGCGCCTCGACCTGTGGGTAGGCCTGCAGGACAGCGCGCACGCGACAGCGCTCGGCAAGCAGATCCTCGCCGAGCTGAGCGAGGTGGACCGGATCGACTACGTGCACCGGCACCGGCTGGACGAGCTCACCCCGCACACCATCAGCGACCGGCGCACGCTGCTCTCCCAGCTGGAACGGATCCGGGGCACGGCGCTGGACCGGCAGGAGTACGCGATCGGATTCACCTGCCTGGCGGTCCCGGTGATCACGCCGGAGGTCACCGGTGCACTGGCGATCTCGGTACCGGCGCACACCTCCGAGGCGGAGATCTCTGCGCTCGGTGCGCGGCTGAGCTCGTACGGTTCACGGCTCTCGCTGCACCTCGGCGCCGACCAGTTCACCATGTGAAAAGTAGGGGCTCGTGGCGCGGGGTGAGCCCGACCTACTGTGACGGCAACGCCACCGGACGGTGATCCGGTACCCGCACAGTGCCCTGGCACACCGCCCCACGGAGGTCCGCAATGACGCCGCATCCTTCTCTACCCGCAGAGGTTCGCCTGGACCTGTACCGCACGATGGTGCTGATCCGGACCTACGAAGAAGCCATCCTGGGCGAGTATCACGCGGACAAGTCTCCGGGGTTCGACATCGGTGCGGGGCTGATCCCGGGGGAGATGCACCTGTCCGCCGGGCAGGAGCCGGTTGCCGCCGGGATCTGCGCTCACCTCAGCGCTGATGATGCGGTGACCGCTGCGCACCGCCCGCACCATCTGGCGATCGCGCACGGGGTGGATCTGCGCCCGATGACCGCAGAGATCTTCGGCCGCACCACCGGACTGGGCAGAGGCCGGGGTGGGCATATGCATCTGTTCGACCCGGCCACCCACTTCTCCTGCTCCGGGATCGTGGCCGAGGGGCTACCGCCGGCGCTCGGCCAGGGCTTCGCGTTCCAGCAGCGCGGCAGCGACCGGGTGGCGGTCGCGGTGGCCGGTGAGGGGGCCGCGAACCAGGGGGCGTTCCACGAGGCGCTCAACCTCGCTGCACTGTGGAAGCTGCCGGTGGTGTTCGTGATCGAGGACAACGACTGGGGCATCTCGGTACCCCGGGATGCGTCCACGTCGGTGCCCTCCAATGCCGAACGTGCGGCCGCCTACGGGATGCCCGGCGCCCGGGTGGAGGGCAACGCCGTCGAGGAGGTCTGGGAGGCGGCGGGCCTTGCGGTCGAACGCGCCCGGGAAGGAGGAGGACCAACGTTGCTGGAGGTGCACACGCTGCGTCTGTGGGGTCACTTCGAGGGAGACGCCCAGGCCTATCGGCCCGGTCTGGACGTGGTGGCCGATCAGGACCCGATCCCGGTCTACCGGGACGAGCTCCTGGCAGCGGAGGTGCTCACTCCCGCCGACGATGCCCGGATCAGGGAGGCGGCCGGCGGCCGGGTGGCCGATGCCATCGCTTATGCGAAGGAGTCCCCGGTGCCGGCCGCCGCAGATGCACTCGACTACGTCTTTGTGGAAGGAGCACGGTCATGACCACCCTGGATGAGGCAGGGATCGCAGCCGAACCCGATCCCGGTACCCGCAAGCTCTCCACCGCCAAGGCGATCCAGGAGGCGATCGCGGGGGAGATGCGCACCAGCGACGACGTGTTCGTGATGGGGGAGGACGTCGGCTCCTACGGCGGCATCTTCTCCTCCACCACCGGGCTGATCGACGAGTTCGGCCCCGGGCGCATCCGGGACACGCCGATCTCGGAGACTGCCTTCATCGGGATGGGCATCGGGGCAGCAGTGGAGGGGATGCGCCCGATCATCGAGCTGATGTTCGTGGACTTCTTCGGTGTCTGCATGGACCAGATCTACAACCACATGGCGAAGATCCATTTCTTCTCCGGTGGCAATGTGCGGGTACCGATGGTGCTGATGACCGCGACCGGCGGCGGATACTCCGACGGTGGCCAGCACTCTCAGTCGCTGTGGGGCACGTTCGCGCACCTGCCGGGAATGAAAGTGGTGGTGCCCTCCACTCCCTATGACGCCAAGGGTCTGATGACGGCCGCGATCCGCTCTGACGACCCGGTGGTGTACATGTTCCACAAGGGGGTGATGGGGCTGCCGTGGATGAAGAAGAATCCTCGTTCGATCGGACCGGTGCCACAGCAGAGGTACGAGGTCCCGATCGGCAAGGCTCGGGTGGCCCGGGAGGGCAAGGACGTCACGATCGTCACCCTCTCCCTGTCCGTGCACCACGCCCTGGATGTGGCGGAGAACCTGGCTGGCGAAGGTATCGACGTCGAGGTGATCGACCTGCGCAGTGTGGTCCCGTTGGACCGGGAGACGATCCAGGCGTCGGTGGCCAAGACCAGGCGGCTGATCGTGGTGGACGAGGACTATGAGTCCTTCGGGCTCTCCGGTGAGGTGATCGCCTCGATGACCATCGCCGATCCGACGCTGTGCTCCTACGCCGCCCGGGTGTGCGTACCGGACGTCCCGCTGCCGTACGCCCGCGACTTGGAGTATGCGGTGCTGCCCACCCCGGCGCGAATCGAGCTCGCCGTGCGCGAGGCGGTGTCCTGATGGCCGAGGTGCGGTTCCCGCAGATGTCCGACGGGGACGAAGGCACCGGGGTGGTGGCCACCTGGTACGTGGCCTCCGGGGACGAGGTGACCACGTCAACCCTGATCGCCGAGGTGGCGGTGGACAAGGTCGACGCCGAGGTCTACCCGCCGCAGAGTGGGGTGATCACCTTGCAGGTGGCAGAAGGGGTGGAGGTGGCCCAGGGCAGCCTGATCGCCACGATCGAGTAGCCGCGCGCCTGCTCAGAGCACCCCGGGCCGCGCGGCCCCGTAGGCGGAGACCAGCTGCACCACCTGCAGGCAGAGCAGCACCACCAGTGGGCCGGTCCAGCTGCCGGTGGCGTCGTGGAGCGCGCCGAGCAGGAACGGGCCGAGCGCTGCGAGCAGGTAGCCGAAGGACTGCGCCATTCCGGACAGCGAGGCTGCATGCCGATGGTTGCGGGTACGCAGACTGAACGAAGCCAGGCAGAACACGATCCACGAGCCGAGTGCCATCCCGAGCAGCATCGACCAGAGCAGGGCCCAGGACGGTAGCAGCAGCATCCCCACGAGCCCGGTCACGTTCAGCGGCACCAGGACGGCGATCAGACCGCGCTGGTCGCGCTGCCAGCGCTGGAGCACCGCAGCGGTGGTCAGGTTGCCGATGATGCCGCACAGCTGCAGCACGCTCACGTGGATGCCGGCAGCGCTCGCGCTGA is a genomic window of Ruania zhangjianzhongii containing:
- a CDS encoding glucose-6-phosphate dehydrogenase, giving the protein MTDTTLLILGASGDLTRRLLLPGIGSLLEREPHRPVRIVGADRAELSTQEFADRMGTALAEGGCVADVVDRVRAQTSYYPIDVTDPEALGAVIAELSGSERLVAYFALPPSVTERACRAMLNLDLPECLHLAMEKPFGHDQASARELNKIVARLVPDERVHRVDHFLGKSSVVDIMALRFANRMLQAVWSAEHIESIEIAYDEQLALENRAGYYDHAGALVDMIQSHLLQVMAVVTMEPPAEISDREVRDAKSAVLRATRLWGDDPAAASHRGRYTAGTISGRSVPDYLDEDGVDANRDTETMAQVTVEVANQRWAGVPITLRSGKALGETRKHVVITFADVRHLPAGFAGADPKDRLIISLSPDVMELHLTTNTAADPLALEQSVLRTDLRHAELEAYGEVLAAILDGEVMLSVRGDAAEECWRITDEVLAAWRSKAVPMTDYPAGSPVPTDWHPALG
- a CDS encoding acyl CoA:acetate/3-ketoacid CoA transferase gives rise to the protein MQKVKFLSPREAADLIADGDVITVSSSSGLNCPDATLAGIGQRFAETSSPRDLTTVHPIAAGDMYGMPGIDHLARPGLLRRVVAGSYPSGPSSVEPPKIWQMIVDEQVHAYNFPSGVLFQLHRAAAAHQPGILTDVGTGTFIDPRQQGGRMNETTPADFVSVSEAGGKEWLYFSCLVPNVAIVRATTADEYGNLTFEEEGSPLGALDLAYAAHNNGGLVIAQVKRVASGGSLDPQKVRIPGILVDAVVVDENQMQATATAYDPTISGQLRRPAGELDPIEFSLEKIIARRAATELHDGDTVNLGFGVSALVPHVLNEEGHGSEVSWVLEQGAVGGIPLLDFAFGCSQNPDAIMQSADQFTLLQGGGFDRTLLSFLQIDATGNVNVHYLPGRRHVTAGVGGFADITAHAPEIVFVGSFTAGRREIELTGSGVDIRSDGAHTKLVNEVTQITFNGQQALARGQKVKYVTERCVLELRPEGLTVTEVAPGVDLQRDVLDRSDFELLVDPDVQVMDANLFALGPITLDLTPRGRHPRLQAASTAEPVAAR
- a CDS encoding cupin domain-containing protein, producing MMQAENLTEVAATQVATARAAGSGRSTQTVVGGQGRMLRQAVMALAAGHGLGEHESPREATLQVLVGRVRLTAGEQTWEGSAGDHLIIPDVRHDLVALEDAAVLLTVLTGR
- a CDS encoding DUF2249 domain-containing protein, which produces MASELTDGVLDVRGMRKPDKHPTIFAAYDVLAVAESFVLVNDHDPKHLHEEFDRDYGPGYGWEYLSRELRDWRIRITKLASTPLPRQLADTGGIADDAPETGGAVFSLRMRERDLDSNVIALAPGGAIAEHWGPDVDVLIHVIAGSGRLETETGAIDLAAGGLLWLPKRSRRAFQAGSEGLRYLTVHRKREPLVLHTSRPPGAQ
- the fdxA gene encoding ferredoxin, giving the protein MTYVIGQPCVDVLDRSCIDECPVDCIYEGQRMLYIHPDECVDCGACEPVCPVEAIYYEDDLPGELEPYLADNDAFFSTILPGRSEPLNSPGGAAKLGALGVDTPLVASVPPQGEVAG
- a CDS encoding helix-turn-helix transcriptional regulator, which translates into the protein MRAPTPDATTPPVASRRQGVLRVLTEAHRPLTSAEIAEQLGVHKNTVRFHLESLIAAGQVERAELASSGPGRPAQAFRAVRGMDPGGPRHYQLLAGILTEALRSEPDGTARAIEAGRAWGRRTAATAADPIAGVEEAVEQLVHLLDTFGFAPEHDGGPHREHAQAPTAVAASGSHGRPPALAPLAVRHCPFLELAAGHQEIVCPVHLGLMRGALEAWGAPVHAEALEPFVEPDRCLVHLSASASASTSTAASTSTSTAASTSTSTQEKS
- a CDS encoding ABC transporter ATP-binding protein, translating into MTHHRTLEVDHLTVGYPDRTVLSELDLTVPPGAITAVVGANACGKSTLLKSMSRLLAPRGGQVLLDGKAVHRMPAKELARTLGLLPQSPIAPEGITVADLVGRGRHPHQKLLARWSAADDEAVAQALEATGTVQLADRPVDELSGGQRQRVWVAMALAQRTDLLLLDEPTTFLDVSHQIEVLDLLTDLNASRGTTIVMVLHDLNMAARYADHLIAIADGGVHTAGSPGEVLTVEMVAEVFGLDSEIITDPISGKPLMLPRGRHHDRVTAQA
- a CDS encoding glycoside hydrolase family 15 protein, whose protein sequence is MSTPIGDYALLADLHTGPLVSRHGSIDWLCLPRFDSAAVFAAILGTEEHGRWLMAAAEGTVTDQHYEPGTFVLRTLWRTATGEAEVIEFMPIADDRADLVRQVRCLSGHVRIEHDLRLRPEYASALPWVHRMDGEDPFLRAIAGPDAYVLRGPSLEAGDNCHTGSFDLTEGQTHEWVLTWVPSHAEDPEPLDVTEALTRTRSYWQDWSKQISVAGRWSEAEHRSLLVLRALTHAETGGIVAAPTTSLPEDPGGVRNWDYRYCWLRDSALTLEALLLHGRTETALHWRNWLLRAVAGDPEDLQIMYGVGGERWLDERTLDHLPGHLDSRPVRIGNGAVTQFQADVVGEVLIALAKIRDAGLEEDDFSWPLQRSMLRYVTRHADSKDQGLWEMRGDPHYFTHSRVMMWAALDRGVRAVTDTGLDGPAEQWAQLRDRLRAEILSEGVNAETGGFTQTYDNTEVDASLLQIPQTGFIDYDDPRMLATVAQIERELKQDGLLLRYRTTTGTDGLSGHEYPFLVCSFWLVEQYAHTGRIDDATALMDRLVGLTNHVGLLAEEYDPAGDRQMGNFPQAFSHLGLVRAADALQAAIQNHEPSEHDLHPAVDPEESR